In a single window of the Nilaparvata lugens isolate BPH chromosome 1, ASM1435652v1, whole genome shotgun sequence genome:
- the LOC111053438 gene encoding leukocyte elastase inhibitor-like isoform X6 yields MCVPAIRNICMTRERVTKKTEHRWSKYVDEEIKIIDAQRPLKKFLVFIQVIMAMPDVTSQNQLREVAAATNHFALDLHKVLSKENAGNMFCSPLSLQVALAMAAVGAADHSKTFNEMKALLRFPDDKSKMLSSYSLLSDALTNSDVMKMANRIYIDKKFKVKPEYLETTQKYFKSDAKEVDFEKNADNAGQEINGWVEQQTNNKIKGLIPEGALKPGTVMVLINAIHFKADWKYAFEARLTKKEKFYLDETRTVDVDMMNIKKEYNFFHDTQLKAKFLEMPYKGDEFSMILVLPDSKTGLPDLEKAITNQNFDLTKKIENIQNSSPVSVMVSIPKFEMESTHNLEETLKELGVEEMFSDEANFSNINSENNIKVSKVIQKAFVSVDEKGTEAAAATAIGFAQRSLFIPRHEEFTADHPFMFLITKRLQTCDGCIALFSGIFRG; encoded by the exons atgtgTGTCCCGGCCATAAGAAATATCTGTATGACAAGAGAACGGGTCACAAAGAAAACAGAACACAGGTGGTCCAAGTATGTagatgaagaaataaaaataattgatgcGCAAAGACCACTAAAGAAAT TTCTAGTCTTCATCCAAGTAATAATGGCGATGCCAGATGTCACTTCCCAAAACCAACTGAGAGAAGTTGCTGCGGCAACTAATCATTTCGCACTTGATTTGCACAAG GTTTTGTCCAAGGAAAATGCGGGAAATATGTTTTGTTCGCCGCTCAGCCTGCAAGTGGCACTTGCGATGGCTGCGGTTGGCGCCGCTGACCATTCCAAGACCTTCAATGAGATGAAAGCATTGCTGAGATTTCCCGATGACAAGTCCAAAATGCTTTCCAGCTACAGTTTGCTGTCTGATGCTCTTACC AATTCAGATGTGATGAAAATGGCAAACAGAATATACATCGACAAGAAGTTCAAAGTGAAGCCAGAATATTTGGAAACGACACAGAAGTATTTCAAATCTGATGCCAAGGAAGTTGACTTTGAGAAGAACGCTGATAACGCAGGACAAGAGATCAATGGCTGGGTAGAACAGCAGACTAACAACAAAATCAAGGGATTGATTCCCGAAG GAGCTCTAAAACCAGGTACTGTGATGGTACTTATCAATGCCATCCATTTCAAAGCCGACTGGAAGTATGCATTTGAAGCGAGATTAACTAAGAAGGAGAAATTCTATCTTGATGAGACCAGAACTGTTGATGTGGACATGATGAACATTAAGAAAGAGTACAATTTCTTCCACGATACACAGCTGAAAGCTAAATTTTTGGAGATGCCTTACAAG GGAGATGAGTTCAGTATGATTCTCGTGCTCCCCGACTCGAAAACCGGTCTCCCTGACTTGGAAAAGGCAATCACCAACCAGAACTTTGATCTGACCAAGAAGATCGAAAATATCCAGAACTCTAGCCCCGTCAGCGTCATGGTTTCCATTCCGAAATTTGAAATGGAATCAACTCATAACCTGGAAGAAACTTTAAAAGAG CTTGGTGTCGAAGAGATGTTCAGCGATGAAGCGAATTTCTCGAACATCAACTCGGAAAATAACATTAAAGTTTCGAAAGTGATCCAGAAGGCCTTTGTGTCTGTCGATGAGAAGGGAACCGAGGCTGCCGCGGCTACTG CTATTGGCTTTGCTCAGCGTAGCTTGTTCATTCCGCGACATGAGGAATTTACAGCTGATCATCCTTTCATGTTTCTCATTACAAAACGGCTTCAAACGTGTGATGGGTGCATAGCCTTATTCTCAGGCATTTTCAGAGGCTAA
- the LOC111053438 gene encoding leukocyte elastase inhibitor-like isoform X14, producing MAMPDVTSQNQLREVAAATNHFALDLHKVLSKENAGNMFCSPLSLQVALAMAAVGAADHSKTFNEMKALLRFPDDKSKMLSSYSLLSDALTNSDVMKMANRIYIDKKFKVKPEYLETTQKYFKSDAKEVDFEKNADNAGQEINGWVEQQTNNKIKGLIPEGALKPGTVMVLINAIHFKADWKYAFEARLTKKEKFYLDETRTVDVDMMNIKKEYNFFHDTQLKAKFLEMPYKGDEFSMILVLPDSKTGLPDLEKAITNQNFDLTKKIENIQNSSPVSVMVSIPKFEMESTHNLEETLKELGVEEMFSDEANFSNINSENNIKVSKVIQKAFVSVDEKGTEAAAATAIGFAQRSLFIPRHEEFTADHPFMFLITKRLQTCDGCIALFSGIFRG from the exons ATGGCGATGCCAGATGTCACTTCCCAAAACCAACTGAGAGAAGTTGCTGCGGCAACTAATCATTTCGCACTTGATTTGCACAAG GTTTTGTCCAAGGAAAATGCGGGAAATATGTTTTGTTCGCCGCTCAGCCTGCAAGTGGCACTTGCGATGGCTGCGGTTGGCGCCGCTGACCATTCCAAGACCTTCAATGAGATGAAAGCATTGCTGAGATTTCCCGATGACAAGTCCAAAATGCTTTCCAGCTACAGTTTGCTGTCTGATGCTCTTACC AATTCAGATGTGATGAAAATGGCAAACAGAATATACATCGACAAGAAGTTCAAAGTGAAGCCAGAATATTTGGAAACGACACAGAAGTATTTCAAATCTGATGCCAAGGAAGTTGACTTTGAGAAGAACGCTGATAACGCAGGACAAGAGATCAATGGCTGGGTAGAACAGCAGACTAACAACAAAATCAAGGGATTGATTCCCGAAG GAGCTCTAAAACCAGGTACTGTGATGGTACTTATCAATGCCATCCATTTCAAAGCCGACTGGAAGTATGCATTTGAAGCGAGATTAACTAAGAAGGAGAAATTCTATCTTGATGAGACCAGAACTGTTGATGTGGACATGATGAACATTAAGAAAGAGTACAATTTCTTCCACGATACACAGCTGAAAGCTAAATTTTTGGAGATGCCTTACAAG GGAGATGAGTTCAGTATGATTCTCGTGCTCCCCGACTCGAAAACCGGTCTCCCTGACTTGGAAAAGGCAATCACCAACCAGAACTTTGATCTGACCAAGAAGATCGAAAATATCCAGAACTCTAGCCCCGTCAGCGTCATGGTTTCCATTCCGAAATTTGAAATGGAATCAACTCATAACCTGGAAGAAACTTTAAAAGAG CTTGGTGTCGAAGAGATGTTCAGCGATGAAGCGAATTTCTCGAACATCAACTCGGAAAATAACATTAAAGTTTCGAAAGTGATCCAGAAGGCCTTTGTGTCTGTCGATGAGAAGGGAACCGAGGCTGCCGCGGCTACTG CTATTGGCTTTGCTCAGCGTAGCTTGTTCATTCCGCGACATGAGGAATTTACAGCTGATCATCCTTTCATGTTTCTCATTACAAAACGGCTTCAAACGTGTGATGGGTGCATAGCCTTATTCTCAGGCATTTTCAGAGGCTAA